From a region of the Helicobacter hepaticus ATCC 51449 genome:
- a CDS encoding carbonic anhydrase yields MKKRFLLFFITSFLQAAHWGYGIDDGAEKWASLSPDYALCKTGKRQSPINITRSHLKPTENQLRFLYKHQEKVKNIINNGHSVQINFQNGSAVRLKNTYYSLVQLHFHSPSETQIEGKNFPMEMHIVHQDKQGNTLVIAALFEEGKENPSLHKIIESMPQKVNQSKPFGTLNINNILPKQNGYYAFDGSLTTPPCNENVQWVVFVNPIQISKKQIETFQAVLHHNARNVQPLGDRVIEVAPPLPITY; encoded by the coding sequence ATGAAAAAAAGATTTTTATTGTTCTTTATAACAAGTTTTTTACAAGCAGCTCACTGGGGCTATGGCATAGATGATGGAGCAGAGAAATGGGCTTCTCTTAGTCCGGACTATGCTCTTTGCAAAACGGGTAAACGCCAATCTCCTATTAATATCACTCGCTCTCATCTTAAGCCTACCGAAAATCAACTCCGCTTTTTATATAAACATCAAGAAAAGGTAAAAAATATTATAAATAACGGACACTCTGTGCAAATTAATTTTCAAAATGGTAGTGCAGTAAGATTGAAAAACACTTATTATTCCCTTGTGCAACTCCATTTTCATAGTCCTTCTGAGACACAGATTGAGGGCAAAAATTTCCCGATGGAAATGCACATCGTGCATCAAGATAAACAGGGCAACACTCTTGTGATTGCAGCACTTTTTGAAGAGGGAAAAGAAAATCCCTCACTTCATAAAATTATTGAATCTATGCCTCAAAAAGTAAATCAAAGCAAGCCCTTTGGCACACTTAACATTAATAATATTTTGCCCAAGCAAAACGGATATTATGCCTTTGATGGGAGCTTAACCACGCCACCTTGTAACGAAAATGTCCAGTGGGTAGTATTTGTTAATCCTATTCAAATCTCCAAAAAACAAATTGAAACTTTTCAAGCAGTCCTTCACCATAATGCAAGAAATGTGCAGCCCCTTGGTGATAGGGTAATTGAAGTTGCTCCACCTCTTCCGATTACGTATTAA
- a CDS encoding ankyrin repeat domain-containing protein, with translation MELNIMLKRYILMSVCICNFVFGGWFSKQWNIDNPPSLEESLKSLLQVNCQKVDILKGITPNSYYKNKDAISQCIKEQKFLKAIINDDVSTYKKMLDANEWSRYFLFYTTYSPRLEITPLMVSIVFNSPKVFRAILADSGHIDILSQKISPRFNIDRMMSDDYAFSGAFKLGNRIYDVNGVSALDLSAMYHRYDMFWELLAQGATYNNPKYPQTNGIVTFGDANILELMLYFDEEFLNDFGGGNILHFVTRDGNLELLEYLITQKDMPIDALKAGETPLDAALSGKNFQRKPQIQAAQKLIELGAKVSEANQHRLNKLLQKKQE, from the coding sequence ATGGAGTTAAATATTATGCTTAAAAGATATATTCTTATGAGCGTCTGTATTTGTAATTTTGTTTTTGGAGGGTGGTTTTCTAAGCAGTGGAACATAGATAATCCACCGAGCCTTGAAGAAAGTCTCAAATCTTTACTTCAAGTAAATTGTCAAAAAGTAGATATTCTTAAAGGTATTACGCCAAATTCCTATTATAAAAATAAAGATGCAATTTCACAATGTATAAAAGAACAAAAATTTCTTAAAGCAATTATTAATGATGATGTGAGCACTTATAAAAAAATGCTTGATGCCAATGAGTGGAGCAGGTATTTTTTATTTTATACAACTTATTCTCCTCGACTTGAAATTACGCCTCTTATGGTATCCATTGTATTTAATTCTCCTAAAGTGTTTAGAGCTATTCTTGCAGATTCTGGACATATAGATATTCTCTCACAAAAAATATCTCCGCGCTTTAATATTGATAGAATGATGTCTGATGATTATGCTTTTTCGGGAGCATTTAAGCTGGGAAATAGAATCTATGATGTTAATGGTGTAAGCGCACTTGATTTAAGCGCAATGTATCATCGCTATGATATGTTTTGGGAGCTACTTGCCCAAGGTGCAACTTATAATAATCCTAAATATCCACAAACTAATGGTATAGTTACTTTTGGAGATGCCAATATTTTAGAGCTTATGTTGTATTTTGATGAGGAGTTTCTTAATGACTTTGGTGGTGGTAATATATTGCATTTTGTTACACGTGATGGAAATTTGGAGCTTTTAGAATACCTCATTACACAAAAAGATATGCCCATTGACGCTTTAAAAGCTGGGGAAACACCGCTTGATGCTGCACTAAGTGGTAAAAACTTTCAGCGTAAGCCTCAAATCCAAGCCGCTCAAAAACTTATTGAGCTAGGAGCAAAAGTGAGCGAGGCAAATCAACATCGCTTGAATAAACTTTTACAAAAAAAGCAAGAATAG
- the plsY gene encoding glycerol-3-phosphate 1-O-acyltransferase PlsY — protein MSFLSSVLYTLSNINMIFYIVAFLFGGIPFGWLLVKVLYKVDIRDIGSKSIGATNVYRAVKEIDESKAKYLSILTIILDATKGLIVVLGAKLLGMSYETQWSIALLAILGHCYSPYLGFKGGKGVATAIGSVLLLIPVEGICGLIIWGIVGKVFKISSISSLIGVLGTIGLTFVLPYILPLPDCISIIKQINTHTPLVLIGLFIFYTHIPNIKRLFSGEENKVL, from the coding sequence ATGAGTTTTCTATCAAGTGTGCTTTATACGTTATCAAATATCAATATGATTTTTTATATCGTAGCATTTTTATTTGGAGGAATCCCTTTTGGATGGCTTTTGGTCAAAGTGCTCTATAAGGTGGACATTCGCGATATTGGCTCAAAAAGCATTGGTGCAACAAATGTCTATCGTGCAGTTAAGGAGATTGATGAATCTAAAGCAAAATATCTCTCTATTTTGACAATTATCCTTGATGCAACAAAGGGTCTAATTGTCGTGCTTGGGGCAAAACTTTTAGGAATGAGTTATGAGACACAATGGAGCATTGCACTTTTGGCAATTTTGGGGCATTGTTACAGCCCTTATTTAGGATTCAAAGGAGGTAAGGGTGTAGCCACAGCAATTGGCTCTGTATTGTTACTTATCCCTGTAGAGGGCATATGTGGCTTAATTATATGGGGCATTGTGGGCAAAGTCTTTAAAATTTCTTCCATTTCTTCACTTATAGGTGTGCTAGGCACGATTGGATTAACTTTTGTATTGCCCTATATCTTGCCATTGCCAGATTGCATATCTATTATTAAACAAATTAATACTCACACGCCCTTAGTGCTTATAGGATTATTTATTTTTTATACACATATACCCAATATCAAACGTCTTTTTAGCGGAGAGGAAAATAAAGTGTTATAA
- a CDS encoding rhodanese-like domain-containing protein produces the protein MQLKGKNNLSLATPIYATDLDESFCIIDMRYPEDYEICHIHNSHQLNNPYDIYALAKKHPDKKCVLVCYSGHMASILGTELVQEGLENIYFYDDEFATLENANIQLITK, from the coding sequence ATGCAACTCAAAGGTAAAAATAATTTAAGTCTTGCCACACCTATATATGCAACTGATTTAGATGAAAGTTTTTGTATTATTGATATGCGTTATCCTGAAGATTATGAGATTTGTCATATCCATAATTCACATCAACTCAATAATCCTTATGACATCTATGCACTTGCCAAAAAACACCCCGATAAAAAATGTGTGCTTGTGTGCTACTCTGGGCATATGGCAAGTATTCTAGGCACAGAGCTTGTGCAAGAGGGGCTAGAGAATATATACTTTTATGACGATGAGTTTGCTACACTTGAGAATGCAAATATTCAACTCATCACTAAATAA
- a CDS encoding dihydroneopterin aldolase, whose translation MEQITLHIENLTFEAIIGILECERLNPQKILVEAHITYTYQSEHYLDYVLISEIIRHHLQTKTYELLESALIDIIDDLKAQFNTITCITLCIKKPDILAPLVVGASVTKTF comes from the coding sequence ATGGAGCAAATTACACTACACATTGAGAATCTCACCTTTGAAGCAATTATTGGAATCTTAGAGTGTGAGCGGCTTAACCCACAAAAAATCCTTGTTGAAGCACATATCACCTATACTTATCAATCGGAGCACTATCTTGATTATGTGCTTATAAGCGAGATTATCCGTCATCATCTCCAAACAAAGACTTATGAGCTTTTAGAATCTGCGCTTATTGACATTATTGATGATCTCAAAGCACAATTTAATACGATAACTTGTATCACTTTATGCATCAAAAAGCCCGATATTCTTGCTCCACTTGTCGTTGGTGCAAGTGTTACTAAGACATTTTAA
- a CDS encoding helix-turn-helix domain-containing protein produces MKVIERINEILKEKNLSKKEIANRLIDLGLRASKTGETPTISSIYAYLNGNIELKADMIPFIAEALGISEQELFSGTDSHRILRKIYARNPLYSKYNHIVELLEYISPKSLETLEKTLLSYKQKTLELNHIIEKIK; encoded by the coding sequence ATGAAAGTTATAGAAAGAATTAACGAAATACTGAAAGAAAAAAATTTAAGCAAAAAGGAAATTGCGAACCGCTTGATTGATTTGGGTTTGCGTGCAAGCAAAACAGGTGAAACACCCACTATTTCAAGCATTTATGCCTATCTCAATGGCAATATAGAATTAAAAGCCGATATGATACCTTTTATCGCTGAAGCATTAGGTATATCCGAGCAGGAGCTATTTAGCGGCACAGATTCTCATAGAATCTTACGCAAAATCTACGCACGCAATCCGCTTTATAGCAAATATAATCATATTGTAGAACTTCTTGAATATATCTCTCCAAAATCCCTTGAAACACTTGAAAAAACACTTCTTAGCTATAAACAAAAGACATTAGAACTCAATCATATTATTGAAAAAATTAAGTAA
- the ppk2 gene encoding polyphosphate kinase 2, giving the protein MGKQERQIVIRPESEGNIRDIYKSKNGRMKEDFYLEELTKLQIELLKLQNWVKDTNQKIVIIMEGRDAAGKGGTIKALTSHMNPRGCRVVALNKPTETEKTEWYFKRYISTLPSGGEIVFYDRSWYNRAGVERVMDFCTQEQYKEFITQVSNLEQMLIASGTMIFKYFLDVGRDEQKRRILRRKTDPLRMWKLSPIDGKSLDLWEQYTEAFEKMFARTHTHICPWTIVNTNDKKRARLNIARDILSKIDYEGKDQTAVCLLPDPSIVWAYSQRQSNDMDPTKEVQKQLKEAKQAEKKAKKAAKELKEKKAKLEKVAQEENKSEKVKSESKPSKAAPAKAVTKPVKAESKATSTNTTKGA; this is encoded by the coding sequence ATGGGAAAGCAAGAAAGACAAATTGTCATTAGACCAGAGAGTGAGGGCAATATTCGGGATATTTATAAATCTAAAAATGGGCGTATGAAAGAGGACTTTTATCTTGAAGAGCTCACAAAGCTTCAAATAGAACTTCTTAAACTACAAAATTGGGTAAAAGATACAAACCAAAAAATTGTTATTATTATGGAGGGACGCGATGCAGCAGGTAAAGGCGGCACGATTAAGGCTCTTACAAGTCATATGAACCCACGAGGTTGCCGCGTAGTTGCCCTGAATAAACCAACAGAGACAGAAAAAACAGAATGGTATTTCAAACGCTATATTAGCACATTGCCAAGTGGTGGAGAAATTGTATTCTACGACAGAAGTTGGTACAATCGTGCAGGAGTAGAGAGAGTAATGGACTTTTGTACACAAGAGCAATATAAGGAATTTATCACACAAGTGTCTAATTTAGAGCAAATGCTTATAGCAAGCGGCACAATGATTTTTAAATATTTCCTTGATGTTGGACGAGATGAGCAAAAACGCCGCATTTTACGCCGCAAAACTGACCCTCTTAGAATGTGGAAACTAAGCCCCATTGATGGTAAATCTCTTGATTTATGGGAACAATACACTGAAGCATTCGAAAAAATGTTTGCTCGCACGCATACACATATCTGCCCTTGGACGATTGTCAATACTAATGATAAAAAACGCGCACGATTGAACATTGCACGTGATATTCTAAGCAAAATTGATTATGAAGGCAAAGACCAGACGGCTGTATGTCTTTTGCCAGATCCAAGCATTGTTTGGGCTTATTCACAACGTCAATCAAACGATATGGACCCCACAAAAGAAGTTCAAAAGCAACTCAAAGAAGCTAAACAAGCGGAAAAAAAGGCTAAAAAAGCTGCAAAGGAGTTAAAAGAAAAAAAGGCTAAACTTGAAAAGGTTGCACAAGAAGAAAATAAGTCTGAAAAAGTTAAGAGCGAATCCAAACCAAGCAAAGCCGCTCCTGCCAAGGCGGTAACTAAGCCTGTTAAAGCTGAAAGCAAAGCTACTTCAACGAACACTACTAAAGGTGCTTGA
- a CDS encoding CinA family protein, whose product MKSNCTKSSIVICADLAQSALVLLQNKGLKVGIAESCTGGLLVYHFTALDGASAVLDGAMITYANAIKSSWIGVSEENLRLYGAVSEPVVRQMCAGILSQSKADVALATSGIAGPSGGSVEKPVGSVFIGVQCKGEQAEIKYCHFGGDRHLVQSQSCAKALEMLISKLNS is encoded by the coding sequence ATGAAGTCAAATTGCACAAAAAGTAGCATAGTTATATGCGCAGATTTAGCCCAAAGTGCGCTTGTTTTACTCCAAAACAAAGGATTGAAAGTAGGTATAGCAGAGAGTTGCACTGGCGGGCTTTTGGTTTATCACTTTACCGCACTTGATGGAGCTTCAGCAGTGCTTGATGGTGCGATGATAACTTATGCAAATGCTATTAAATCTTCTTGGATTGGCGTGAGTGAAGAGAATCTTAGGCTATATGGTGCAGTGAGTGAGCCTGTAGTAAGGCAGATGTGCGCGGGGATTCTCTCTCAAAGTAAAGCAGATGTAGCACTTGCGACAAGTGGTATTGCTGGTCCAAGCGGTGGTAGTGTAGAAAAGCCCGTAGGAAGCGTATTTATTGGCGTGCAATGCAAGGGTGAGCAAGCGGAGATAAAGTATTGCCATTTTGGAGGCGATAGACATTTGGTGCAATCTCAAAGCTGTGCTAAGGCGCTTGAGATGTTAATAAGTAAGCTGAACTCTTGA